A genomic stretch from Sandaracinaceae bacterium includes:
- a CDS encoding response regulator, with translation MGQVGGDTRTVLVVEDEDGVRRVVVRVVEAAGYRVISACEPDEALTLLDGAIPDAVVTDVSMPHGGGTRLVEELRKSRPELPVVFMTGYAPDDEGLAGVVLLKPFRPNQLLEALKKAFG, from the coding sequence GTGGGGCAAGTCGGGGGCGATACGCGCACTGTCCTCGTCGTCGAAGACGAGGATGGGGTCCGTCGTGTGGTGGTTCGGGTGGTCGAGGCCGCCGGATACCGCGTGATCAGCGCGTGTGAGCCCGACGAGGCGCTGACCCTGCTCGATGGCGCCATTCCCGATGCGGTGGTCACCGACGTGAGCATGCCGCACGGCGGCGGCACCCGGCTCGTGGAGGAGCTCCGCAAGAGCCGCCCCGAGCTGCCCGTGGTGTTCATGACGGGCTACGCACCCGACGACGAGGGGCTCGCAGGGGTGGTGCTGCTCAAGCCGTTCCGGCCGAATCAGCTGCTCGAGGCCCTGAAGAAGGCGTTCGGCTGA
- the pgeF gene encoding peptidoglycan editing factor PgeF has translation MWLRSKRLEEAGFRHAFSTREGGVSEGPFASLNLARTVGDDPAAVAENTRRFEAALECDRLYEVSQVHGRAVERVSHEPVAEVRRREADALVTSVAGAAVAVRTADCVPILLADPASGAVAAVHAGWRGVAQNILRVALEELGAADPIAAIGPHIRLDAFEVGDEVAAEIARAVPGARVVEARAPRPHVDLAAAVRAQLAEAGVTEIDDVGGCTHAEPARFFSHRRDAGKTGRHLSAIVARARTSGST, from the coding sequence ATGTGGCTGCGCTCGAAGCGGCTCGAGGAGGCGGGGTTCCGGCACGCCTTCTCCACGCGCGAGGGGGGCGTGAGCGAGGGGCCGTTCGCGAGCCTCAACCTCGCGCGCACGGTCGGGGACGACCCGGCGGCGGTGGCGGAGAACACGCGGCGGTTCGAGGCGGCGCTCGAATGTGACCGCCTCTACGAGGTCAGCCAGGTCCACGGGCGCGCGGTCGAGCGCGTCAGCCATGAGCCGGTGGCGGAGGTCCGTCGTCGCGAGGCCGACGCGCTGGTGACCTCGGTCGCGGGCGCCGCGGTGGCGGTGCGGACCGCCGACTGCGTGCCCATCCTGCTCGCCGATCCCGCCTCTGGCGCGGTGGCGGCGGTGCACGCGGGCTGGCGCGGCGTCGCCCAGAACATCCTCCGCGTGGCCCTCGAGGAGCTGGGGGCGGCCGATCCGATCGCCGCCATCGGCCCGCACATCCGGCTCGACGCGTTCGAGGTGGGGGACGAGGTCGCGGCGGAGATCGCGCGCGCCGTCCCGGGCGCGCGGGTGGTCGAGGCCCGCGCGCCGCGCCCCCACGTCGACCTCGCGGCCGCGGTGCGGGCGCAGCTCGCCGAGGCCGGGGTGACCGAGATCGACGACGTGGGCGGCTGCACGCACGCCGAGCCGGCGCGCTTCTTCAGTCACCGGCGCGACGCGGGCAAGACCGGGCGTCACCTCTCGGCGATCGTCGCCCGCGCCCGCACCAGCGGCTCCACCTGA
- a CDS encoding thioesterase family protein, which yields MPVSSPFRTTQRVYFDDLDALNILHNVRFLLFMERARGELFNALGFRWEDDLDTNPDKYHVVAAHQIHYLLPVRGEGEVLVEISPVHLGTSSLVLEASVRSMHGDAVYARGETRLVRLDPESNTPCPWSPRFRGQVEPLVRARATIAER from the coding sequence ATGCCCGTCTCCAGCCCCTTTCGCACCACCCAGCGGGTCTACTTCGACGACCTCGACGCGCTGAACATCCTGCACAACGTGCGCTTCCTCCTCTTCATGGAGCGGGCGCGCGGAGAGCTGTTCAACGCGCTCGGCTTCCGCTGGGAGGACGATCTGGACACGAACCCGGACAAGTATCACGTGGTCGCGGCCCACCAGATCCACTACCTCCTGCCCGTCCGGGGCGAGGGTGAGGTGCTCGTGGAGATCAGCCCCGTGCACCTCGGGACGTCGAGCCTCGTGCTCGAGGCGTCCGTCCGCTCCATGCACGGCGACGCCGTCTACGCGCGCGGCGAGACGCGTCTGGTTCGGCTCGACCCCGAGTCGAACACGCCCTGCCCGTGGTCTCCGCGCTTCCGCGGTCAGGTGGAGCCGCTGGTGCGGGCGCGGGCGACGATCGCCGAGAGGTGA
- a CDS encoding SCP2 sterol-binding domain-containing protein, translated as MGIKFPSAEWTAAFKDAINANDGYAKAGAGWTHGKVAYVVEARPELGIDHDTAMVLDLYQGKCRDAEMTDGPGAETADFVVLAQYERWKEVLSGDVDPTKAMMQNKLKLKKGHLPTLLKFVVASKQLVSSATAVDTDFPA; from the coding sequence GTGGGCATCAAGTTTCCTTCGGCCGAGTGGACGGCTGCTTTCAAGGACGCGATCAACGCGAACGACGGCTACGCGAAGGCCGGCGCGGGCTGGACGCATGGCAAGGTCGCCTACGTGGTGGAGGCGCGGCCAGAGCTCGGCATCGATCACGATACGGCCATGGTGCTCGACCTCTACCAGGGGAAGTGCCGCGACGCGGAGATGACCGACGGGCCGGGCGCGGAGACCGCGGACTTCGTGGTGCTCGCGCAGTACGAGCGCTGGAAAGAGGTGCTCAGCGGCGACGTCGACCCGACCAAGGCGATGATGCAGAACAAGCTGAAGCTGAAGAAGGGTCACCTCCCGACGCTCCTGAAGTTCGTCGTGGCCAGCAAGCAGCTCGTGTCCTCGGCCACCGCGGTCGACACCGACTTCCCGGCCTGA
- a CDS encoding serine/threonine-protein kinase → MAAGEELVGRTLGAYRIEATIGTGATGVVYRAVDASGGPPVALKVLHENLGSITGLEKRFRREARVLEKLSHPNIVEISDFGIQDGRTFIAMELLEGRTLEDELEEGPIAPRRALQLYEPILQALAEAHDREVVHRDLKPANVFLLHDSSVKLLDFGLAKMLSIEETNEEGTLTRKGRIVGTPAYMAPEQITGVFIDVRADVYALGVMLYELLADRRPFLYERRSELLRAHLLEPIPPLTEVRPGLQVDEALEALLGRALAKDAAKRFTNARGMLEALRQLPADCVRLDPDTRGEPRQRTGPSSAVISHEERQAITESAGLSTSSGNISQPVPGTDAPTEVDAPAFRERDRPTLHTGPSASSPRSGVPTLALFAFALLLLGLAAGLWAALMP, encoded by the coding sequence ATGGCGGCGGGGGAGGAGCTCGTCGGGCGCACGCTCGGCGCCTACCGCATCGAGGCGACCATCGGCACCGGCGCGACGGGGGTGGTCTATCGAGCGGTCGACGCGAGCGGCGGTCCGCCCGTGGCGCTGAAGGTGCTGCACGAGAACCTCGGCTCGATCACCGGGCTCGAGAAGCGCTTTCGACGCGAGGCGCGGGTCCTGGAGAAGCTCTCCCACCCGAACATCGTCGAGATCAGCGACTTCGGGATCCAGGACGGGCGGACCTTCATCGCGATGGAGCTTCTCGAGGGGCGCACGCTCGAGGACGAGCTCGAGGAGGGCCCGATCGCGCCGCGGCGCGCGCTCCAGCTCTACGAGCCGATCCTCCAGGCCCTGGCCGAGGCGCACGACCGCGAGGTGGTCCACCGCGACCTGAAGCCGGCCAACGTGTTCCTCCTGCACGACAGCAGCGTGAAGCTGCTCGACTTCGGCCTCGCCAAGATGCTGTCCATCGAGGAGACGAACGAGGAGGGCACCCTGACCCGCAAGGGGCGCATCGTCGGCACCCCCGCCTACATGGCGCCCGAGCAGATCACCGGCGTGTTCATCGACGTGCGCGCCGACGTCTACGCGCTCGGGGTCATGCTCTACGAGCTGCTCGCCGACCGGCGGCCCTTCCTCTACGAGCGGCGCTCCGAGCTGCTCCGGGCGCACCTGCTCGAGCCCATCCCGCCGCTGACCGAGGTGCGCCCCGGGCTGCAGGTGGACGAGGCCCTCGAGGCGCTGCTCGGCCGCGCGCTGGCCAAGGACGCGGCGAAGCGCTTCACCAACGCGCGGGGCATGCTCGAGGCTCTCCGGCAGCTGCCCGCCGACTGCGTCCGGCTGGACCCGGACACCCGCGGCGAGCCCCGCCAGCGCACGGGGCCCAGCTCCGCGGTGATCAGCCACGAGGAGCGTCAGGCGATCACCGAGAGCGCCGGGCTGAGCACCAGCTCGGGCAACATCAGCCAGCCCGTGCCCGGCACCGACGCGCCGACCGAGGTCGACGCCCCCGCGTTTCGAGAGCGAGACCGCCCCACGCTGCACACGGGGCCGAGCGCCTCGAGTCCTCGTTCGGGGGTGCCGACGCTGGCCCTCTTCGCCTTCGCCCTGCTCCTCCTCGGGCTCGCGGCCGGCCTCTGGGCCGCGCTCATGCCCTGA
- a CDS encoding DUF1517 domain-containing protein, with translation MDERPIDVSVVMLGLDANARREIQDAMDAIASSGDTASPAGLVQMLREAIAVLLGRREAWTHAAAENHAPMPPEDAEAKFGLAAHRARARFEHELVRAHAGEVARPKAPPLPPQPDVPGVVVVTLVVAARRVLRDVVDVRDRAALQLALDALAAIDPGDFVAMEVIWSPADPRERVPVETLEANHPELVRLPLETEGRA, from the coding sequence ATGGACGAGCGACCCATCGACGTCAGCGTCGTGATGCTCGGGCTCGACGCGAACGCGCGCCGCGAGATCCAGGACGCGATGGACGCGATCGCGTCGAGCGGCGACACCGCGAGCCCGGCGGGGCTGGTGCAGATGCTCCGCGAGGCGATCGCGGTCCTGCTCGGGCGTCGCGAGGCGTGGACGCACGCCGCGGCCGAGAACCACGCGCCGATGCCGCCGGAAGACGCGGAGGCGAAGTTCGGCCTCGCGGCGCACCGCGCCCGCGCGCGCTTCGAGCACGAGCTGGTCCGGGCCCACGCGGGTGAGGTCGCGCGCCCGAAGGCGCCCCCGCTACCTCCGCAGCCGGACGTCCCCGGCGTGGTGGTGGTGACGCTCGTCGTGGCCGCGCGGCGTGTGCTGCGCGACGTGGTCGACGTCCGCGACCGCGCCGCGCTCCAGCTCGCGCTGGACGCGCTCGCGGCGATCGATCCGGGCGACTTCGTCGCGATGGAGGTGATCTGGTCGCCGGCCGATCCGCGAGAGCGCGTGCCGGTCGAGACGCTCGAGGCGAACCACCCGGAGCTGGTCCGCCTGCCGCTCGAGACGGAAGGCCGCGCCTGA
- the accD gene encoding acetyl-CoA carboxylase, carboxyltransferase subunit beta produces the protein MAWFGKTKATTDASEKKTLGKGVFRKCVACGVTLKAEDFTAHNEVCPECGHHYRLSGEAWVELLLDPGSFEERDTGIFSDDPLEFFDSKPYPQRLDASRKKTGLEDAMMVGEGALDGRPLQFGCFLFRFMGGSMGSVVGEKITRMFERGVERNQPVVLLSASGGARMQEGVLSLMQMAKTVGALRRLREEANQPFISVLLNPTTGGVAASFALLGDVNIAEPRALIGFAGPRVIENTIRQKLPEGFQRSEFLLEHGMIDMIAERHQMRATVARVLSHLLD, from the coding sequence GTGGCTTGGTTCGGAAAAACGAAGGCGACGACCGACGCGTCGGAGAAGAAGACCCTGGGAAAAGGGGTCTTCCGGAAGTGCGTCGCGTGCGGAGTGACCCTCAAGGCGGAGGACTTCACCGCCCACAACGAGGTGTGCCCCGAGTGCGGTCACCACTACCGCCTGAGCGGTGAGGCGTGGGTGGAGCTGCTGCTCGATCCCGGCTCCTTCGAGGAGCGGGACACGGGCATCTTCTCGGACGACCCGCTCGAGTTCTTCGACTCGAAGCCCTATCCGCAGCGCCTCGACGCGAGCCGGAAGAAGACGGGGCTCGAGGACGCGATGATGGTGGGGGAGGGCGCCCTGGACGGCCGGCCGCTCCAGTTCGGGTGCTTCCTCTTCCGCTTCATGGGCGGCTCGATGGGCTCGGTCGTGGGCGAGAAGATCACCCGCATGTTCGAGCGCGGCGTCGAGCGGAACCAGCCGGTGGTGCTGCTCAGCGCGTCCGGCGGCGCCCGCATGCAGGAGGGGGTGCTCTCGCTCATGCAGATGGCCAAGACGGTCGGCGCGCTCAGGCGGCTCCGCGAGGAGGCCAACCAGCCCTTCATCAGCGTGCTGCTCAACCCGACCACGGGCGGCGTGGCGGCCAGCTTCGCGCTCCTCGGGGACGTGAACATCGCCGAGCCCCGCGCGCTCATCGGCTTCGCGGGCCCGCGCGTGATCGAGAACACGATCCGCCAGAAGCTGCCCGAGGGCTTCCAGCGCTCGGAGTTCCTGCTCGAGCACGGGATGATCGACATGATCGCCGAGCGCCACCAGATGCGCGCGACCGTGGCGCGCGTCCTCAGCCACCTGCTCGACTGA